From Cellulomonas oligotrophica, a single genomic window includes:
- a CDS encoding MATE family efflux transporter, protein MDSPDASPTPSPGPAGPPEEPAVHGSTDPSTASADGASSTPVDGVDRQIVRLAVPALGALVAEPLFVLVDSAIVGRLGTEPLAGLALASTVLVTMVGLCIFLAYATTAAVARRLGAGDTRAALQTGVDGLWLAVGLGVVLAAATWVAAPWVVGALGAGGGVAEQAVTYLRWSLPGLPGMLLVLAATGALRGLLDTRTPLVVAAAGAVANAVLNVVLVYGAGMGIAGSGLGTAVAQIGMAVALVVVVVRGARRHGAQLRPAAGGILANVRAGAPLLVRTATLRVAILVTVWVATGLGGASLAAHQVVMSVWGLTAFALDALAIAAQALVGHSLGASDVARTRALLRRTLQWGVAAGAVMGVLVGALAPAYVRLFSTDPDVQRAATAALVVAAVTLPMAGWVFVLDGVLIGAGDGRYLAWAGVLTLVAYVPAALAVHAWAPADATGLAWLWIAFAGVFMAARAVTTGWRARGTAWMVTGA, encoded by the coding sequence ATGGACAGTCCGGACGCTTCGCCCACCCCCTCACCCGGGCCCGCCGGACCCCCGGAGGAGCCCGCCGTCCACGGGTCCACCGATCCGTCCACAGCCTCGGCCGACGGCGCGTCCTCCACACCTGTGGACGGTGTGGACCGGCAGATCGTCCGGCTCGCCGTCCCCGCCCTGGGGGCGCTCGTCGCGGAGCCGCTGTTCGTGCTCGTCGACTCCGCGATCGTCGGACGCCTCGGCACCGAGCCCCTCGCCGGACTCGCCCTGGCCTCGACGGTGCTGGTCACGATGGTCGGGCTGTGCATCTTCCTCGCGTACGCCACGACCGCCGCGGTCGCCCGCCGGCTCGGTGCCGGTGACACGCGTGCCGCGCTGCAGACGGGCGTCGACGGCCTGTGGCTGGCCGTCGGGCTGGGCGTCGTGCTCGCCGCCGCCACGTGGGTCGCGGCGCCGTGGGTCGTCGGTGCGCTCGGCGCGGGCGGCGGGGTCGCCGAGCAGGCCGTGACGTACCTGCGCTGGTCGCTGCCGGGCCTGCCCGGCATGCTCCTGGTGCTGGCGGCCACGGGCGCGCTACGCGGCCTCCTGGACACCCGCACGCCCCTCGTGGTCGCCGCCGCCGGGGCCGTCGCCAACGCCGTCCTCAACGTCGTCCTCGTCTACGGCGCGGGGATGGGCATCGCCGGGTCGGGCCTGGGGACGGCGGTCGCGCAGATCGGGATGGCCGTGGCGCTCGTCGTCGTCGTGGTCCGCGGCGCCCGGCGCCACGGGGCGCAGCTGCGGCCCGCGGCCGGCGGGATCCTGGCCAACGTCCGTGCCGGTGCGCCGCTGCTCGTGCGGACCGCGACGCTGCGCGTGGCGATCCTCGTCACCGTGTGGGTCGCCACCGGGCTCGGCGGTGCGTCGCTCGCCGCGCACCAGGTGGTGATGTCCGTGTGGGGGCTCACGGCCTTCGCGCTCGACGCCCTCGCGATCGCCGCGCAGGCGCTCGTCGGCCACTCCCTCGGCGCCTCGGACGTCGCGCGCACCCGGGCGCTGCTGCGCCGGACCCTGCAGTGGGGCGTTGCCGCGGGCGCGGTCATGGGCGTGCTCGTCGGCGCCCTCGCGCCCGCGTACGTCCGCCTGTTCAGCACCGACCCCGACGTCCAGCGCGCGGCGACGGCCGCCCTCGTCGTCGCCGCGGTCACCCTGCCGATGGCCGGCTGGGTGTTCGTGCTCGACGGCGTGCTCATCGGCGCCGGTGACGGCCGCTACCTGGCCTGGGCCGGGGTCCTCACCCTCGTCGCCTACGTGCCCGCGGCCCTCGCCGTGCACGCCTGGGCGCCGGCCGATGCGACCGGGTTGGCGTGGCTGTGGATCGCGTTCGCCGGGGTCTTCATGGCGGCCCGCGCGGTCACGACCGGCTGGCGCGCCCGCGGCACCGCCTGGATGGTCACGGGCGCCTGA
- the rplI gene encoding 50S ribosomal protein L9 — protein sequence MAKIILTHEVTGLGAPGDVVEVKDGYARNYLIPRSLATPWSKGAEKDVTAIRRARKAREIATLDEAKAVRDSLQANVVTVSATSGESGRLFGAVTTAEIADAIKAAGAPSVDKRKIEVAQAIKSLGEYTVQVRLHPEVSAKVTVKVVAA from the coding sequence ATGGCGAAGATCATCCTGACCCACGAGGTCACCGGCCTCGGTGCCCCCGGGGACGTCGTCGAGGTGAAGGACGGGTACGCCCGTAACTACCTCATCCCGCGCAGCCTGGCCACGCCGTGGTCCAAGGGTGCCGAGAAGGACGTCACCGCGATCCGTCGTGCCCGCAAGGCGCGCGAGATCGCCACGCTCGACGAGGCCAAGGCCGTCCGCGACTCGCTCCAGGCGAACGTCGTGACCGTCTCGGCGACGTCCGGCGAGTCCGGCCGCCTCTTCGGCGCCGTCACCACGGCCGAGATCGCCGACGCGATCAAGGCCGCCGGTGCGCCGTCCGTCGACAAGCGCAAGATCGAGGTCGCCCAGGCGATCAAGTCGCTCGGCGAGTACACGGTGCAGGTCCGCCTGCACCCCGAGGTCTCGGCGAAGGTGACCGTCAAGGTCGTCGCCGCCTGA
- a CDS encoding DUF3784 domain-containing protein, whose translation MSTEEKPSRDKAKDEGGAFLAIGFVFVILGLSGMGSDNRGSMVAFFAVGVVFLALSRTSAQRHRARTGDDAPTGDSSTPTGGTDADAGPAPAADDASHDGDPAPRPSPEP comes from the coding sequence ATGAGCACCGAAGAGAAGCCCTCGCGCGACAAGGCGAAGGACGAGGGCGGTGCCTTCCTGGCGATCGGGTTCGTCTTCGTCATCCTCGGGCTGTCGGGGATGGGCTCGGACAACCGCGGCTCGATGGTGGCCTTCTTCGCCGTCGGTGTCGTCTTCCTCGCGCTGTCCCGGACGAGCGCGCAGCGGCACCGCGCGCGCACGGGCGACGACGCTCCCACCGGCGACAGCTCGACCCCGACCGGGGGGACCGACGCGGACGCCGGGCCTGCACCGGCCGCGGACGACGCGTCCCACGACGGGGATCCCGCCCCTCGCCCCTCCCCGGAGCCGTAG
- a CDS encoding transglycosylase domain-containing protein yields MAGTSRRAAPSRARRATRGTASSAAGRSTKAPTKKKFFDYPRSGYTGLHRWLPSWRVVLGTFIGFLFLGVGAFFALYHFTEVPDELAEAQFQTTTVYYAGATPEEPGEVMGQFAEQRRELVNYETLPDHIGQAVAAGEDRTFFSNRGISVRGIVRALINNLGGGQQQGASTLTQQYVERYYMNTTKSYLGKAQEAILALKLTQEESKQQIMGRYLNTIYFGRDSYGIQTAAQSYFGKNAADLTVAEVAVIAALIPSPNNWDPAVNPDESEQRWNIILDKMVEEGWLDAGERAGLEFPQTVEYQRSQTYAGPNGYILEMVRKELIDSGAVKEEQLSTGGLKIVTTIEKDVQDQAVAAAAALRSGEMSGGATPAEGLKIGITSVDPATGAIVAMYGGADYLTDFSNRATTAIQAGSTFKPFTLVAGLENGASLSSRYDGNSPQRFPEWEGGQKDVSNFGNASYGNIDLVDATADSVNTVYAALNIQVGPDKTADVAKRAGAKSEPLVVPSNVLGSDEVRPLDMAAAYATFAAQGIHHDPYLVHRVTWPKGDVAYTGSSQAEQVFEADVMADATYAMTQVVERGSGEGWIKPLGVPVAGKTGTSTSNLSAWFVGYTPTLATSVALSQVGADGVSFETIKPFGASASGQPLTQITGSSWPAALWARYMDPVLDMPKYAAVRDFPPRANVGPTPTATSQPTQTAEPTQEPTEEAPAEVKVPGNLVGRMSGDAESAIINAGLVPAIRTEESEDVPQGLVIRVEPGSGSTLQTGQTVTIVVSAGPPEPEWTPEPEPTPTPTPTPTPTPSPSPTVDGQGQGNGNGNGGNG; encoded by the coding sequence TTGGCAGGCACCTCACGTCGCGCGGCACCGTCGCGTGCCCGTCGTGCGACCCGCGGCACGGCGTCGTCCGCAGCGGGCCGCTCGACCAAGGCCCCGACGAAGAAGAAGTTCTTCGACTACCCGCGCTCGGGGTACACCGGCCTGCACCGCTGGCTGCCGTCCTGGCGCGTGGTGCTCGGCACGTTCATCGGCTTCCTGTTCCTCGGCGTCGGCGCATTCTTCGCGCTCTACCACTTCACCGAGGTCCCGGACGAGCTCGCCGAGGCGCAGTTCCAGACGACGACCGTCTACTACGCCGGTGCAACTCCCGAGGAGCCGGGCGAGGTGATGGGCCAGTTCGCCGAGCAGCGCCGCGAGCTCGTCAACTACGAGACCCTCCCGGACCACATCGGCCAGGCTGTGGCCGCCGGCGAGGACCGCACCTTCTTCTCCAACCGCGGCATCTCCGTCAGGGGCATCGTCCGTGCGCTGATCAACAACCTCGGCGGCGGCCAGCAGCAGGGCGCCTCGACGCTCACGCAGCAGTACGTCGAGCGTTACTACATGAACACGACGAAGTCCTACCTGGGCAAGGCCCAGGAGGCGATCCTCGCGCTCAAGCTGACCCAGGAGGAGTCGAAGCAGCAGATCATGGGGCGGTACCTCAACACGATCTACTTCGGCCGCGACTCCTACGGCATCCAGACCGCCGCGCAGTCCTACTTCGGCAAGAACGCCGCGGATCTCACCGTCGCCGAGGTCGCCGTCATCGCCGCCCTGATCCCGTCGCCCAACAACTGGGACCCGGCCGTCAACCCCGACGAGTCCGAGCAGCGCTGGAACATCATCCTCGACAAGATGGTCGAGGAGGGCTGGCTCGACGCGGGCGAGCGCGCCGGCCTGGAGTTCCCCCAGACCGTGGAGTACCAGCGCTCGCAGACGTACGCCGGCCCCAACGGCTACATCCTCGAGATGGTGCGCAAGGAGCTCATCGACTCCGGCGCCGTCAAGGAGGAGCAGCTCTCCACCGGCGGCCTGAAGATCGTCACGACCATCGAGAAGGACGTCCAGGACCAGGCCGTCGCGGCTGCCGCGGCCCTGCGCAGCGGGGAGATGTCGGGCGGGGCCACGCCCGCCGAGGGCCTGAAGATCGGTATCACGTCGGTCGACCCCGCCACGGGTGCGATCGTCGCGATGTACGGCGGTGCGGACTACCTCACGGACTTCAGCAACCGGGCGACCACCGCGATCCAGGCCGGCTCGACGTTCAAGCCGTTCACGCTCGTCGCGGGCCTGGAGAACGGCGCCAGCCTGTCCAGCCGCTACGACGGGAACTCGCCGCAGCGCTTCCCCGAGTGGGAGGGCGGGCAGAAGGACGTCTCGAACTTCGGCAACGCGTCGTACGGCAACATCGACCTCGTCGACGCGACGGCCGACTCGGTCAACACGGTGTACGCGGCCCTCAACATCCAGGTCGGCCCGGACAAGACCGCGGACGTCGCCAAGCGTGCCGGTGCCAAGTCCGAGCCGCTCGTCGTGCCGTCCAACGTGCTGGGGTCGGACGAGGTGCGGCCGCTCGACATGGCCGCGGCGTACGCGACCTTCGCCGCCCAGGGCATCCACCACGACCCGTACCTGGTGCACCGGGTCACGTGGCCCAAGGGCGACGTGGCGTACACGGGCTCGTCGCAGGCCGAGCAGGTCTTCGAGGCGGACGTCATGGCCGACGCGACGTACGCGATGACGCAGGTGGTCGAGCGCGGCTCCGGCGAGGGGTGGATCAAGCCCCTCGGCGTCCCGGTGGCCGGCAAGACCGGAACCTCGACGAGCAACCTCTCGGCGTGGTTCGTCGGGTACACCCCGACGCTCGCGACGTCGGTGGCGCTCAGCCAGGTCGGCGCCGACGGCGTCAGCTTCGAGACCATCAAGCCGTTCGGCGCATCGGCCTCAGGCCAGCCACTCACGCAGATCACCGGGTCGAGCTGGCCCGCGGCGCTCTGGGCGCGGTACATGGACCCGGTGCTGGACATGCCCAAGTACGCGGCCGTGCGGGACTTCCCGCCGCGGGCGAACGTCGGGCCCACGCCCACTGCGACGTCCCAGCCGACGCAGACGGCCGAGCCCACGCAGGAGCCGACCGAGGAGGCTCCCGCCGAGGTGAAGGTGCCAGGCAACCTCGTCGGCCGGATGTCCGGCGACGCGGAGTCCGCGATCATCAACGCGGGCCTCGTGCCGGCGATCCGGACCGAGGAGTCGGAGGACGTGCCGCAGGGCCTCGTCATCCGGGTGGAGCCCGGCTCGGGCTCCACGCTGCAGACGGGCCAGACGGTGACCATCGTCGTCTCCGCCGGGCCGCCCGAGCCCGAGTGGACCCCGGAGCCCGAGCCGACACCCACACCCACACCCACACCCACCCCGACGCCGAGCCCGTCCCCGACGGTGGACGGGCAGGGACAGGGCAACGGGAACGGCAACGGCGGGAACGGATGA
- a CDS encoding ABC transporter ATP-binding protein: MTTTTSTTTHEPVAAHDAGGAPGRQRPGRPQVTVPKGAFRSFLHTMREHRTGLVLVGVVSVVATILGVAQPLMMQRMIDAASSGAENPWVWWLVGVTLGEGVLRGAQSFVLQRTGEAFVGGLRRSLIARVLRLPMAAYSATPKGEWISRLGADTSQVRTIVTSGLFELVSAVLMFGAAVVLMVTLDPVLFSLTLGGVVLGGVGITFMGARMRRTSEVTQAEVARMTSAADRALSSVVLIRASAATEQQVELVTRYARRAEASGVRMARIQAWVQPVMSLCIQGAFLLVLAVGGLRVASGVLTVGELMAFIMYLFLLVMPVTQAMSAYTQIQLGLASYDRIRQVLHMPAERTGGSTDVVGPTEPEPAVVLEDVHFGYGDEPVLRGVSLTVPVGSRTAVVGPSGAGKSTVLALLEGFMDPDAGVVRSLGHDLRDVDLDSYRRHVAYVEQGAPALGGTLAGNLRLVRTDATDEDLRRVLGAVGLDGLIARQDAGLDLDLGDNGSVLSGGERQRLAWARVLLQDPQLLLFDEPTSSVDSATESLLGLALDEVSRGRTTVIVAHRLSTVVTADQIVVLENGRVLDVGTHTELVERCALYRTFAEHQLLV, encoded by the coding sequence ATGACCACCACGACGAGCACGACGACGCACGAGCCGGTCGCGGCGCACGACGCAGGCGGTGCGCCCGGCCGCCAGCGACCTGGTCGCCCGCAGGTCACCGTCCCGAAGGGCGCGTTCCGGAGCTTCCTGCACACGATGCGGGAGCACCGCACGGGACTGGTCCTCGTCGGGGTCGTGTCCGTGGTCGCCACGATCCTCGGCGTCGCGCAGCCGCTGATGATGCAGCGGATGATCGACGCCGCGAGCAGCGGCGCGGAGAACCCGTGGGTGTGGTGGCTGGTGGGTGTCACCCTCGGCGAGGGGGTGCTGCGCGGCGCGCAGTCGTTCGTGCTGCAGCGCACCGGCGAGGCGTTCGTCGGCGGTCTGCGCCGCTCGCTCATCGCGCGCGTCCTGCGGCTGCCGATGGCCGCCTACTCGGCTACGCCCAAGGGCGAGTGGATCAGCCGGCTCGGCGCGGACACCAGCCAGGTCCGCACCATCGTGACCTCCGGCCTGTTCGAGCTCGTCTCCGCCGTCCTGATGTTCGGCGCCGCGGTGGTGCTGATGGTGACGCTCGACCCGGTCCTGTTCTCTCTCACGCTCGGCGGGGTGGTGCTCGGAGGGGTGGGGATCACCTTCATGGGGGCCCGCATGCGCCGCACCAGCGAGGTGACGCAGGCCGAGGTGGCGCGCATGACGTCCGCCGCGGACCGCGCCCTGTCGTCGGTCGTGCTCATTCGCGCGAGTGCGGCGACGGAGCAGCAGGTCGAGCTCGTCACCCGGTACGCGCGCCGCGCCGAGGCGTCAGGCGTGCGGATGGCCCGCATCCAGGCGTGGGTGCAGCCCGTCATGTCGCTGTGCATCCAGGGCGCGTTCCTCCTGGTGCTGGCGGTCGGCGGCCTGCGCGTCGCTTCAGGCGTGCTGACCGTCGGCGAGCTGATGGCGTTCATCATGTACCTGTTCCTGCTCGTCATGCCGGTGACACAGGCGATGAGTGCGTACACGCAGATCCAGCTCGGGCTCGCGTCGTACGACCGGATCCGGCAGGTCCTGCATATGCCGGCCGAACGCACCGGCGGGAGCACGGACGTCGTCGGCCCCACCGAGCCGGAGCCGGCCGTCGTCCTGGAGGACGTGCACTTCGGCTACGGGGACGAGCCCGTCCTGCGTGGCGTCTCGCTGACGGTGCCCGTGGGGTCACGCACCGCGGTCGTCGGGCCGTCCGGTGCGGGCAAGTCGACGGTGCTCGCGCTGCTCGAGGGATTCATGGACCCGGACGCCGGCGTGGTCCGCAGCCTGGGGCACGACCTGCGGGACGTCGACCTCGACAGCTACCGCCGCCACGTCGCATATGTCGAACAGGGGGCTCCTGCGCTGGGCGGGACCCTCGCGGGCAACCTCCGCCTCGTCCGTACCGACGCGACCGACGAGGACCTGCGGCGCGTCCTGGGCGCGGTCGGGCTCGACGGTCTGATCGCCCGCCAGGACGCGGGCCTCGACCTCGACCTGGGCGACAACGGCTCCGTGCTGTCCGGGGGCGAGCGTCAGCGGCTCGCGTGGGCTCGCGTGCTGCTGCAGGATCCGCAGCTCCTCCTGTTCGACGAGCCGACGTCGAGCGTCGACTCCGCCACCGAGAGCCTCCTGGGGCTGGCGCTGGACGAGGTGTCCCGCGGCAGGACCACCGTCATCGTGGCCCACCGCCTGTCGACGGTGGTCACCGCCGACCAGATCGTGGTGCTGGAGAACGGCAGAGTCCTGGACGTCGGCACGCACACTGAGCTCGTGGAGCGATGTGCGCTGTACCGCACGTTCGCGGAGCATCAGCTGCTGGTGTGA
- the dnaB gene encoding replicative DNA helicase has translation MTIEDLEYGAPPDARGGFDRTPPQDLDAERSVLGGMMISKDAIADVIEQLRGTDFYRPAHEAIYDAILDLYGRGEPADAITVADELTKRGEITRIGGAPYLHTLISAVPTAANAGYYARIVRERSILRKLVEAGTRIVQLGYGTDGGDVDELVNNAQAEVYAVTERRASEDYLPLSEIIGGTVDEIEAAGHRGEGMIGVPTGFADLDRLTNGLHPGQMIVLAARPAIGKSTLGIDIVRSAAIKHNMGAVVFSLEMSRNEITMRLLSAEARVHLQKLRTGQMGEEDWAKIAGTMGRISEAPLFIDDSPNMSLMEIRAKCRRLKQRHDLKLVVIDYLQLMTSGKRVESRQQEVSEFSRALKLLAKELEVPVIAISQLNRGPEQRTDKRPAMSDLRESGSIEQDADMVILLHREDAYEKESPRAGEADLIVAKHRNGPTDTITVAFQGHYSRFVDMQM, from the coding sequence TTGACCATCGAGGACCTCGAGTACGGCGCACCGCCGGACGCGCGCGGCGGGTTCGACCGCACCCCCCCGCAGGACCTCGACGCGGAGCGCTCGGTGCTCGGCGGCATGATGATCAGCAAGGACGCCATCGCCGACGTCATCGAGCAGCTGCGCGGCACGGACTTCTACCGCCCCGCGCACGAGGCGATCTACGACGCGATCCTCGACCTGTACGGGCGCGGCGAGCCCGCGGACGCGATCACGGTCGCCGACGAGCTGACCAAGCGCGGGGAGATCACGCGCATCGGCGGAGCGCCCTACCTGCACACCCTCATCTCCGCCGTCCCCACGGCCGCGAACGCCGGCTACTACGCGCGGATCGTGCGCGAACGCTCCATCCTGCGCAAGCTCGTCGAGGCCGGCACGCGCATCGTCCAGCTCGGCTACGGCACCGACGGCGGCGACGTCGACGAGCTCGTCAACAACGCGCAGGCCGAGGTCTACGCCGTCACCGAGCGGCGGGCGTCCGAGGACTACCTGCCGCTGTCGGAGATCATCGGCGGCACCGTCGACGAGATCGAGGCCGCCGGCCACCGCGGCGAGGGCATGATCGGCGTCCCCACCGGCTTCGCCGACCTCGACCGCCTCACCAACGGCCTGCACCCCGGCCAGATGATCGTCCTCGCCGCGAGGCCTGCCATCGGTAAGTCAACCCTGGGTATTGACATAGTCAGGTCGGCCGCTATCAAGCACAACATGGGTGCTGTCGTGTTCTCGCTCGAGATGAGCCGCAACGAGATCACGATGCGTCTGCTCTCGGCCGAGGCGCGCGTGCACCTGCAGAAGCTGCGCACCGGGCAGATGGGCGAGGAGGACTGGGCCAAGATCGCCGGCACCATGGGGCGCATCTCCGAGGCGCCTCTGTTCATCGACGACTCGCCGAACATGTCGCTGATGGAGATCCGCGCCAAGTGCCGGCGCCTCAAGCAGCGCCACGACCTCAAGCTCGTCGTCATCGACTACCTCCAGCTGATGACGTCCGGCAAGCGCGTCGAGTCCCGCCAGCAGGAGGTCTCGGAGTTCTCCCGTGCCCTCAAGCTGCTCGCCAAGGAGCTCGAGGTCCCGGTCATCGCGATCTCCCAGCTGAACCGTGGCCCCGAGCAGCGCACCGACAAGCGCCCCGCGATGAGCGACCTTCGCGAATCAGGCTCGATCGAGCAGGATGCTGACATGGTGATTCTGCTGCACCGTGAGGACGCGTACGAGAAGGAATCGCCCCGAGCGGGCGAGGCCGACCTCATCGTGGCCAAGCACCGTAACGGCCCCACGGACACCATCACGGTGGCCTTCCAGGGCCACTACTCCCGCTTCGTCGACATGCAGATGTAG
- the rpsR gene encoding 30S ribosomal protein S18: MAKPVVRKPKKKQNPLKAAKIDTVDYKDTVLLRKFISDRGKIRARRVTGVSVQEQRAIARAVKNAREMALLPYSSSAR; encoded by the coding sequence ATGGCCAAGCCCGTCGTCCGCAAGCCCAAGAAGAAGCAGAACCCCCTCAAGGCCGCCAAGATCGACACGGTGGACTACAAGGACACGGTCCTGCTCCGCAAGTTCATCTCCGACCGCGGGAAGATCCGCGCCCGCCGGGTCACCGGCGTGTCGGTTCAGGAGCAGCGCGCGATCGCGCGTGCCGTCAAGAACGCCCGCGAGATGGCCCTGCTGCCGTACTCGTCGTCGGCGCGCTGA
- a CDS encoding single-stranded DNA-binding protein, giving the protein MAGETTITVIGNLTGDPELRFTPSGAAVANFTVASTPRTFDRQSNEWKDGDTLFLRCSIWREAAESVAESLTKGTRVIATGRLVQRSYETREGEKRTVYELQVDEVGPSLRYATAKVTRAQRSGGGGGFSGGGGGGGGYSGGGGGGGFSGGSSSSGGGGQADDPWATPGGSSGGYSDEPPF; this is encoded by the coding sequence ATGGCCGGCGAGACCACGATCACGGTGATCGGGAACCTGACCGGGGACCCGGAGCTGCGCTTCACCCCGTCGGGTGCAGCGGTCGCGAACTTCACGGTCGCGTCCACCCCGCGCACGTTCGACCGCCAGAGCAACGAGTGGAAGGACGGCGACACGCTGTTCCTCCGCTGCTCGATCTGGCGTGAGGCGGCCGAGTCCGTCGCGGAGTCCCTGACCAAGGGCACCCGCGTCATCGCGACCGGACGGCTCGTGCAGCGCTCCTACGAGACCCGCGAGGGCGAGAAGCGCACCGTGTACGAGCTCCAGGTCGACGAGGTCGGCCCGTCGCTGCGCTACGCCACGGCCAAGGTCACCCGCGCCCAGCGCTCGGGCGGCGGCGGTGGCTTCAGCGGTGGTGGCGGTGGCGGAGGCGGCTACTCGGGCGGGGGTGGCGGCGGAGGCTTCTCCGGCGGCTCCTCGTCCTCGGGTGGCGGCGGCCAGGCCGACGACCCGTGGGCGACGCCCGGTGGTTCGTCGGGCGGCTACTCCGACGAGCCCCCGTTCTGA
- the rpsF gene encoding 30S ribosomal protein S6, protein MSLRQYEIMIILDPEIEERTVAPSLDKYLTVVKTEGGTVDKVDVWGRRRLAYDIQKKSEGIYAVVDFSASPATAKELDRQLGLNEVVLRTKVLRREA, encoded by the coding sequence ATGAGCCTGCGTCAGTACGAGATCATGATCATCCTCGACCCCGAGATCGAGGAGCGCACCGTCGCCCCGTCGCTCGACAAGTACCTGACGGTCGTCAAGACCGAGGGTGGCACCGTCGACAAGGTCGACGTCTGGGGCCGCCGTCGCCTCGCCTACGACATCCAGAAGAAGTCCGAGGGCATCTACGCCGTCGTCGACTTCTCCGCGTCGCCGGCGACCGCCAAGGAGCTCGACCGCCAGCTCGGCCTCAACGAGGTCGTCCTGCGTACGAAGGTCCTGCGCCGCGAGGCGTGA